In the genome of Micromonospora sp. Llam0, the window GACGCGCTCGCGGTGGACCCGGACACCTTCGCGCGGCGGCTGCGCGCTCGGCGGGGTCAGGTCAAGGGGGTGCTGACCGAGCAGGAGGTGCTGGCCGGCATCGGTAACGCGTACTCGGACGAGATCCTGCACACCGCGCGGTTGTCGCCGTTCGCGTTGACCAATCGGCTCACCGACGATCAGCTGGCGGGGTTGTACGAGGCGGCGCGGCGGGTGCTGACCGACGCGGTGGACCGGTCGGTAGGTCAGCGGGCGGCCGAGCTGAAGGGTGAGAAGCGCTCGGGGATGCGGGTGCACGGTCGAACCGGCCTGCCCTGCCCTGTTTGCGGCGATCTGGTGCGGGAAGTCTCTTTTGCAGATTCTAGCCTGCAGTACTGCCCCACCTGCCAGACCGGCGGCCGCCCACTCGCTGACCGACGGTTGTCCCGTCTTGTGCGTTAGGTGACCAAATGGGGTGCAGAAGCCCGTACGTCCCGCGCCACGGCGATCTGCACCACAACGGAGACTTCCTCGGAGACGATCCATCGGTATAGTGGCCCGGTCCCAATGCTTCAACACCACCGGAACCGCCGGTCCCCCACCGTTCGGCCGGGGGGCGTAAAGTCTTTCGGGTTACCGTCCGTGTACGGGCACCGTGAGAGACTGAGCTGGTGGGCGAGCCAAGCCTTCACGGAGAGTGGGCGGCACGTGTCACGCGGGAGGACGTGGGTGAGGTGACGACAAGCCTCCAGCGCCCGGTAACCAACACCAGCCGGAGCAACAGGGTGCGCCACGTCGACAGCTTCGAGATCCAACCGCCGACGCCGACACCGACCAACGGCGTACCCCGGTCCGCCTGGGCTCGGGCCCGGCGTCGCGCGTCGCGCTGGCACCGTCCGTACACCGCGATCCTGCTCACGCTGGACTTCGCGGCGGCGGTGCTGGCCAGCTACCTGTCGATCTCGGTGTTCGAGAAGGCCACCTCCGGGTTCTCCGATGCCGATGCGGACGCCACCTGGTTCCACACCGTCACCTACCTGCTGCTGCCACTCGGCTGGGTGGTGGTGCTCTGGGGCACCGGCTCCTACGACCGGCGTTACCTCGGCCTCGGCACCGACGAGTTCAAGCGGGTACTGCGCGGTGGGGTGACGGTCGCCGCCAGCGTCTCGTTCCTCGCCTTCGCCACCAAGACCGACCTGTCCCGGCTCTCGGTGGCCACCGCGCTGCTCGGCGCGCTGGCGTTCATCCTGATGTTCCGCTTCCTCGCCCGGTACGCCCTGCACGTACTGCGTCGGCGGATCGGGCAGGCCACCCACCGGATGGTGCTGGTCGGCACCCTGCCGGAGACCCTGGAGGTCTTCAGGGCGGTGACCCGCAGTCCCGCCGCCGGGCTGATGCCGGTCGCGATCCACCTCACCGACGGCTACGCGGCGGCCCGGGGCCTCGAGACCCCGGTACCGGTGTACGCCGGCCGCAACGTCCTCGCCCTGGTCCGGGAGGTCGGCGCGGACACCATCGCGGTCTGCGGCTCGGCCAGCTCCGAGCCGGGTGAGCTGCGCCGGCTCGCCTGGCAGCTGGAAGGCAGCGGGATCGACCTGGTGGTCGCACCGCAGCTGACCGACATCGCCGGTCCCCGGGTGCACATCCGGCCGATCGAAGGTCTGCCGCTGCTGCACGTCGAGGAGCCCACCCTCTCCGGACTGGGCTGGCTGGCCAAGAACCTGCTGGACCGGGTGGCCGCCGGGCTGGGTCTGATCATGCTGGCACCGCTGTTCCTGACGGTGGCGATC includes:
- a CDS encoding sugar transferase — encoded protein: MRHVDSFEIQPPTPTPTNGVPRSAWARARRRASRWHRPYTAILLTLDFAAAVLASYLSISVFEKATSGFSDADADATWFHTVTYLLLPLGWVVVLWGTGSYDRRYLGLGTDEFKRVLRGGVTVAASVSFLAFATKTDLSRLSVATALLGALAFILMFRFLARYALHVLRRRIGQATHRMVLVGTLPETLEVFRAVTRSPAAGLMPVAIHLTDGYAAARGLETPVPVYAGRNVLALVREVGADTIAVCGSASSEPGELRRLAWQLEGSGIDLVVAPQLTDIAGPRVHIRPIEGLPLLHVEEPTLSGLGWLAKNLLDRVAAGLGLIMLAPLFLTVAIAIRFSDRGPVFFRQPRVGHEGRVFRVWKFRTMYVDAEERLASLVDQNETDGMLFKIRNDPRVFPIGRFLRASSIDELPQLINVLKGEMSLVGPRPLPADDGDFLGDVRRRLLVRPGMTGLWQVSGRSDLSWDEAVRLDLYYVDNWSLTYDLSILWRTIGVVLARKGAY